In Paenibacillus sp. G2S3, a single window of DNA contains:
- the fliD gene encoding flagellar filament capping protein FliD — protein sequence MVTRINGFSGMDIDSLVKNMMTAKKVPLNKLYQQKEILNWTRDSYREISSKLYDFRINKLTDKYNVSSALNANKAVVTGNTSAVKAEATANANGIDMEVTVNQLATSTTLETIGVGLNKTSKTTLAELVTGKKYDDLTDSEKEKNYTLNINGVTFSTKDKDGNIQSLFNGTTSIGTLVSTINANSEANVNASFDEITGQLIIRSKALGAPIDGSTSKDGKIELGSENSILTEVFKGVKPLKPGVDAIVKINGSDEIKQKSNTFTINGIQLTLLAETGTNGTTKISSQSDPDKAIETIKSFVEDYNSLLKLLNSKVSEAKYSDYTPLTEEQKKEMKESEILTWTQKAQSGLLKNDDILTSTISSMRMIITENLGKLSDMGITTGTYTEGGKLILDEKKLKQALINNPQSVIDLFQGPASAPNEGLFDKLGDQLAIPLESISKRAGTNKFTADLTSTFKEESVMGKKLKEYNSRIATMLTNLNNAETRYYKQFSAMETAMNKLQSQSNSLFSTSS from the coding sequence ATGGTTACAAGAATAAATGGGTTCTCAGGGATGGATATTGATAGCTTAGTCAAGAATATGATGACGGCTAAGAAAGTCCCCTTGAACAAACTATATCAACAGAAGGAAATATTAAATTGGACTAGAGATAGTTATCGTGAAATCAGTAGTAAACTTTATGATTTTCGAATTAATAAGTTGACAGATAAATACAATGTTTCATCTGCATTAAATGCAAATAAGGCGGTTGTCACAGGTAACACCAGTGCAGTAAAAGCCGAAGCGACAGCCAATGCAAATGGAATAGATATGGAAGTCACAGTTAACCAATTAGCAACAAGTACAACCCTAGAGACAATTGGAGTTGGATTAAATAAGACTAGTAAAACTACATTGGCAGAATTGGTAACAGGTAAAAAGTATGATGATCTTACTGATTCGGAAAAGGAAAAAAATTACACTTTGAATATTAATGGAGTCACGTTTAGTACTAAGGATAAGGATGGGAATATACAATCCTTATTCAACGGCACTACTTCCATTGGTACTTTAGTTTCAACAATTAATGCAAATAGCGAAGCTAATGTGAATGCTAGCTTTGATGAAATCACCGGACAGCTCATTATTCGCTCCAAGGCACTTGGCGCTCCGATCGATGGCAGTACAAGTAAGGATGGTAAAATAGAGTTGGGTTCGGAAAATTCTATCCTTACTGAAGTTTTTAAAGGCGTTAAGCCTTTAAAGCCAGGAGTTGATGCGATTGTCAAAATTAATGGTTCAGATGAGATAAAACAAAAGAGCAATACCTTCACTATAAACGGTATACAGCTTACATTGCTGGCGGAGACTGGGACAAATGGAACAACAAAAATTAGTAGTCAATCGGATCCGGATAAAGCTATAGAGACAATTAAGAGCTTTGTGGAAGATTATAATAGTCTACTGAAATTATTAAACTCAAAAGTAAGTGAAGCCAAGTATAGCGACTATACTCCTTTGACGGAAGAACAAAAGAAGGAAATGAAGGAAAGTGAGATTCTGACTTGGACACAAAAGGCTCAAAGCGGTCTTTTGAAAAATGATGATATCTTAACATCTACAATATCCTCTATGCGCATGATTATCACTGAAAATCTAGGTAAATTAAGTGACATGGGTATTACAACTGGTACTTATACAGAGGGAGGAAAGCTTATTTTAGATGAGAAAAAACTAAAACAGGCACTTATTAATAATCCTCAGAGTGTTATAGATTTGTTCCAAGGTCCTGCAAGTGCACCGAACGAGGGTCTGTTCGATAAATTGGGCGATCAATTAGCTATACCTTTGGAGAGTATTTCAAAGCGTGCAGGAACAAATAAATTTACCGCAGATCTGACTAGTACTTTTAAAGAAGAAAGTGTTATGGGAAAGAAACTTAAAGAATATAATTCGCGCATAGCTACTATGCTAACGAATTTAAATAATGCCGAAACACGCTACTACAAGCAGTTTTCAGCCATGGAAACGGCAATGAACAAGTTACAGTCACAGTCAAACAGTCTCTTCTCCACTTCCAGTTAA
- the prfB gene encoding peptide chain release factor 2 (programmed frameshift), translated as MIEPNVKQDLREIGKKLTDLRGSLDLDLKQEMISNFEEKMAAPGFWDNSEQAQSVIAEMNAVKSSVDQYEKLQQEYDDAAMMAELADEEGDEDLATEIGETISSLGSKVDEFELQLLLNQPYDKLNAILELHPGAGGTESQDWGQMLLRMYTRWAEKRGFKVEVLDYLPGDEAGIKSVTLLIKGFNAYGYLKAEKGVHRLVRISPFDSSGRRHTSFVSCDVVPEIADDVEVEIRTEDLKIDTYRASGAGGQHINTTDSAVRITHLPSGVVVTCQNERSQIKNREQAMKMLRSKLYERKLQEQQQQLDEIRGEQSDIAWGSQIRSYVFHPYNMVKDHRTSVETGNVGAVMDGDLDAFIDGYLRSQIKVEAD; from the exons ATGATAGAACCAAATGTAAAGCAGGATCTGCGTGAAATAGGCAAGAAACTAACTGATCTTAGGGGGTCTCTT GACTTAGATCTTAAGCAAGAGATGATTTCTAACTTTGAAGAGAAAATGGCGGCTCCAGGATTCTGGGATAATAGTGAGCAAGCACAAAGCGTAATCGCCGAGATGAACGCTGTGAAATCTTCCGTAGATCAATACGAGAAGCTTCAACAGGAATACGATGATGCTGCGATGATGGCAGAGCTTGCGGATGAAGAGGGCGATGAAGATCTGGCAACAGAAATTGGTGAGACGATCAGCAGCTTAGGCAGTAAAGTAGATGAATTCGAGTTGCAATTGCTGCTTAACCAGCCTTACGACAAGCTAAATGCTATCTTAGAGCTTCATCCAGGTGCAGGCGGAACGGAATCCCAAGACTGGGGTCAAATGCTGCTGCGGATGTACACACGTTGGGCTGAGAAACGTGGATTTAAGGTTGAGGTGCTAGATTATTTGCCGGGTGATGAAGCGGGAATCAAGAGTGTTACCCTGCTCATTAAAGGCTTCAACGCCTACGGATATCTGAAAGCTGAAAAGGGTGTACATCGGCTGGTACGGATTTCTCCTTTTGACTCTTCGGGCAGACGGCATACCTCTTTTGTATCCTGTGATGTCGTTCCGGAAATAGCGGATGATGTAGAAGTTGAGATTCGGACTGAGGATCTTAAGATCGATACGTATCGTGCGAGTGGTGCCGGTGGACAGCATATCAATACTACAGACTCTGCGGTACGGATTACTCACTTGCCTTCGGGTGTGGTGGTAACCTGTCAGAACGAACGTTCACAGATCAAGAACCGGGAACAAGCGATGAAGATGCTGCGTTCCAAGCTCTATGAGCGCAAACTGCAAGAACAGCAGCAGCAATTGGATGAGATTCGTGGCGAGCAATCCGATATCGCTTGGGGCAGTCAGATTCGTTCTTATGTATTCCATCCGTATAACATGGTCAAGGATCACCGCACTTCTGTGGAAACAGGTAATGTGGGTGCAGTAATGGACGGAGACCTGGACGCATTCATTGATGGGTACTTGCGTAGCCAGATCAAGGTTGAGGCGGATTAA
- a CDS encoding cold shock domain-containing protein encodes MEGKVKWFNAEKGYGFIETADGGDVFVHFSAIQTDGFKTLDEGQSVEFDIVEGARGPQAANVIKL; translated from the coding sequence ATGGAAGGTAAAGTAAAATGGTTTAACGCAGAAAAAGGTTATGGTTTTATCGAGACTGCAGACGGTGGCGACGTATTCGTACACTTTTCCGCGATTCAAACTGATGGTTTTAAGACTTTGGATGAAGGCCAATCCGTAGAGTTCGATATCGTTGAAGGTGCACGCGGACCACAAGCAGCTAACGTAATCAAATTATAA
- a CDS encoding YitT family protein, which produces MQKINSRNKPPLIPLNGPVRHVVDTTLILMGSLITALGFNLFFLPNHIASGGVSGLSVLAEAWFGAEPAFTQWALNIPLFVLGVIFLGKQYGVRSLLGSFVLPLFILLTKDLPTPTTNPLLASIYGGICVGVGLGVVFRGRGSTGGLTILAQIIQKISGLSFSVSVVLLDGTVIVLAAFILGMEQALYALIGLFVTGKAINAIEVGFRYTKVAYIISDKTEEISAAILNDLDRGLTKLDAHGGYTGDARTVLMVVVGQNEVSRLKAIVQSVDTSAFVIITEAHEVLGEGFKREA; this is translated from the coding sequence ATGCAAAAAATCAATTCTCGTAATAAACCCCCGCTGATTCCACTGAATGGACCCGTCCGTCATGTGGTAGATACAACGCTTATTCTGATGGGCTCGCTAATCACGGCACTGGGTTTTAATCTTTTTTTCCTGCCTAATCATATAGCTTCTGGTGGTGTATCGGGTCTTTCTGTATTGGCTGAAGCTTGGTTTGGGGCTGAACCGGCATTTACGCAATGGGCACTTAATATCCCGCTGTTTGTGCTCGGAGTAATCTTCCTGGGGAAACAATACGGCGTTCGCTCGTTGCTCGGGAGCTTTGTGCTGCCGCTCTTTATTTTGTTAACAAAAGATTTACCTACACCTACAACCAATCCACTTTTAGCCTCCATTTATGGCGGTATCTGTGTGGGGGTGGGACTTGGCGTTGTGTTCCGCGGACGGGGCTCAACAGGTGGACTTACGATTTTGGCGCAAATTATTCAAAAGATATCTGGTCTAAGTTTCTCGGTTTCCGTAGTACTGCTGGACGGGACGGTTATTGTACTGGCTGCGTTTATACTTGGTATGGAGCAAGCGCTGTATGCACTGATCGGATTGTTTGTGACAGGTAAGGCCATTAACGCGATAGAGGTAGGCTTCCGTTATACGAAGGTTGCTTATATTATCTCGGACAAGACAGAGGAAATATCTGCGGCGATATTAAATGATCTGGATCGTGGTCTGACAAAGCTGGACGCACATGGCGGGTATACTGGCGATGCACGTACCGTTCTGATGGTAGTGGTAGGTCAAAATGAAGTATCAAGGCTGAAAGCGATTGTCCAATCCGTAGATACAAGTGCATTTGTTATTATTACCGAAGCACATGAAGTGTTAGGCGAAGGATTTAAAAGAGAAGCGTAA
- the secA gene encoding preprotein translocase subunit SecA: MLGLVKKIFGDTNDRDVKRLMKTVDVINGLEPEFVKLSDEELQAKTAEFRARIEKGETLEEILPEAFATVREASKRTLGMRHFDVQLIGGMALHEGRISEMKTGEGKTLVGTLPVYLNALLSKGVHVVTVNDYLAQRDSAQMAQIYNFLGMTVGVNLSGMDHADKQAAYACDITYGTNNEFGFDYLRDNMVLYKEQMVQRPLYFCIIDEVDSILIDEARTPLIISGQAEKSTELYFSADRFVKKLKAEEDYTVDIKVKSVALTEKGVATAERAFGIENLYDHSHVTLNHHIVQALKANVIMRRDVDYVVNEGEVVIVDEFTGRLMSGRRYSDGLHQAIEAKEEIEVQNESMTLATITFQNYFRMYRKLGGMTGTAKTEEEEFKKIYGLEVLQVPTNKPNKRDDMPDVVYKSENGKFKAVVEEIVERHKKNQPVLVGTVSIENSELVSEMLKRKGVRHQVLNAKHHAAEAEIITHAGQPGTVTIATNMAGRGTDIVLGEGVTDLGGLHIIGTERHESRRIDNQLRGRAGRQGDPGSTQFYLSLGDELMKRFGADNVLTMMDRLGFEEDQPIESRMITRAVESAQKRVEGNNFDIRKVVLQYDDVMNQQREIIYKQRREILESDNIKDIVLEMIKPVIERIVLAHCSDDIPENWELQEVADYVNSKLLEEGALTRDILWGKEAEEIIEFIFERVLEKYAAREERLGSELVREFEKVIVLRSVDSKWMDHIDAMDQLRQGIHLRAYGGTDPLREYQFEGFEMFNTMTATIQEEVATYIMKAHIEANQERQSVIDEDKISTNSEPVEKRPVHVEAVTGRNDLCPCGSGKKYKNCHGQNA, translated from the coding sequence ATGCTAGGACTTGTAAAGAAAATATTCGGAGACACCAACGATCGTGACGTTAAACGTCTCATGAAGACAGTCGATGTAATTAATGGATTGGAACCGGAATTTGTAAAGCTATCTGATGAAGAATTACAAGCTAAGACAGCAGAATTCCGTGCCCGTATTGAAAAAGGCGAAACTTTGGAAGAAATTCTTCCCGAAGCATTTGCTACCGTACGTGAAGCTTCCAAGCGGACACTTGGTATGCGGCATTTTGATGTGCAGTTGATTGGTGGTATGGCTCTGCATGAAGGCCGAATCTCCGAGATGAAGACTGGTGAAGGTAAGACACTAGTAGGTACATTGCCAGTGTATTTGAATGCTTTGCTAAGTAAAGGCGTACACGTAGTAACGGTCAATGACTATTTGGCTCAGCGCGACAGCGCACAAATGGCACAAATCTATAACTTCCTGGGCATGACGGTTGGGGTTAACCTGAGCGGTATGGACCATGCTGATAAACAAGCTGCTTATGCCTGCGATATTACGTATGGCACGAACAACGAATTTGGTTTCGATTATTTGCGTGACAACATGGTGCTTTATAAAGAGCAAATGGTTCAGCGCCCTCTGTACTTCTGTATTATTGATGAAGTGGACTCTATTCTTATTGATGAAGCACGTACACCGCTTATTATTTCCGGACAAGCTGAGAAGTCTACAGAATTGTATTTTTCAGCAGACCGTTTCGTGAAAAAGCTTAAGGCTGAAGAAGACTACACGGTTGATATTAAAGTGAAGTCTGTTGCCTTGACTGAGAAAGGTGTAGCTACTGCTGAGCGCGCTTTTGGTATTGAGAACTTGTATGATCACAGTCATGTAACCTTGAATCACCATATCGTCCAAGCCCTAAAAGCAAACGTAATTATGCGTCGTGACGTAGACTACGTTGTAAACGAGGGTGAGGTCGTTATTGTTGATGAATTTACAGGACGTCTAATGTCAGGTCGTCGCTATAGCGATGGGTTGCACCAAGCGATTGAAGCGAAGGAAGAAATCGAAGTACAGAATGAGAGTATGACTCTTGCAACGATCACATTCCAGAACTACTTCCGTATGTATCGTAAACTCGGTGGTATGACAGGTACAGCGAAGACTGAAGAAGAAGAATTTAAGAAGATTTATGGTCTTGAAGTTCTTCAGGTTCCTACCAATAAGCCGAACAAGCGTGATGATATGCCGGATGTTGTCTACAAGAGTGAGAACGGTAAGTTCAAAGCTGTTGTTGAAGAAATTGTAGAACGTCACAAAAAGAACCAGCCTGTATTGGTTGGTACAGTGTCGATCGAGAATTCAGAGCTCGTATCTGAAATGCTGAAGCGCAAAGGCGTTAGACACCAAGTGCTTAACGCGAAGCACCATGCTGCAGAAGCGGAAATCATTACCCATGCAGGTCAGCCAGGTACAGTTACGATTGCTACCAACATGGCTGGACGTGGTACGGACATCGTTCTGGGTGAAGGTGTGACAGATCTTGGAGGTCTGCATATCATTGGTACAGAGCGTCATGAATCGCGCCGAATTGATAACCAGCTGCGGGGTCGTGCGGGTCGTCAAGGTGACCCTGGTTCTACACAGTTCTACTTGTCGCTTGGTGATGAGCTTATGAAGCGTTTTGGCGCTGACAACGTTCTGACTATGATGGATCGTCTCGGATTCGAGGAAGATCAGCCGATTGAGAGCCGGATGATCACACGTGCTGTAGAATCTGCTCAGAAACGTGTTGAAGGCAATAACTTTGATATCCGTAAAGTCGTATTGCAATATGATGACGTGATGAATCAACAGCGTGAAATTATTTATAAACAACGCCGTGAGATTCTGGAGTCTGACAATATTAAAGATATCGTGCTTGAAATGATCAAGCCAGTAATTGAGCGTATCGTTCTTGCACACTGTAGCGATGATATTCCTGAGAACTGGGAACTGCAAGAAGTTGCTGATTACGTAAATAGCAAGCTGCTTGAAGAAGGTGCTTTGACCCGTGATATTCTATGGGGCAAGGAAGCAGAGGAGATCATCGAGTTTATTTTCGAACGTGTGCTTGAGAAATATGCTGCACGTGAAGAGCGTCTCGGCTCAGAACTCGTACGTGAATTCGAGAAGGTAATCGTGCTTCGTTCCGTAGACAGCAAATGGATGGATCATATTGATGCAATGGATCAATTGCGACAAGGGATTCACTTGCGTGCTTACGGTGGTACGGATCCACTTCGCGAGTATCAATTCGAAGGCTTTGAGATGTTTAATACTATGACTGCTACGATTCAAGAAGAAGTAGCTACTTATATTATGAAGGCTCACATCGAGGCGAATCAGGAACGTCAATCCGTTATTGATGAAGACAAGATCTCTACAAACAGCGAACCTGTTGAGAAACGCCCGGTTCATGTTGAGGCTGTGACTGGCCGTAACGATCTTTGCCCTTGCGGAAGCGGCAAGAAGTACAAGAATTGCCACGGTCAAAACGCATAA
- the raiA gene encoding ribosome-associated translation inhibitor RaiA, with translation MQFTIRGQQIDVTDALREYVDKKLSKLEKYFEAPPTSEGSVTLGVVRGLHTVEVTIPLAGVTLRAEDRSDDMYASIDAVVDKLERQIRKHKTKINRKFRQEGLKTLFVDGASTAVAVEEQDYDDLEVVRNKRFTMKPMDVEEAILQMNMVGHNFFVFSNIDTSEVSVVYKRDDGKYGLIEQG, from the coding sequence ATGCAATTCACCATTCGAGGTCAACAAATTGACGTGACCGACGCTTTGAGAGAGTATGTTGATAAGAAGCTCAGCAAACTTGAGAAGTATTTCGAAGCACCCCCTACCTCTGAAGGGTCTGTGACGCTTGGCGTAGTTCGCGGCCTTCATACGGTGGAAGTAACCATTCCGCTTGCTGGCGTGACGCTTCGTGCGGAAGACCGCAGCGATGACATGTATGCTTCCATAGATGCCGTTGTGGACAAGCTGGAACGTCAAATTCGCAAACACAAAACGAAGATCAATCGTAAGTTCCGTCAAGAGGGACTGAAGACGCTGTTTGTGGATGGAGCTAGTACCGCTGTTGCTGTAGAAGAACAAGATTATGATGATTTAGAAGTTGTGCGGAACAAACGCTTTACGATGAAGCCGATGGATGTGGAAGAAGCAATTCTTCAAATGAACATGGTAGGACATAATTTCTTTGTGTTTTCCAATATCGACACCTCGGAAGTAAGCGTAGTTTACAAACGTGATGATGGTAAATATGGACTGATTGAACAGGGCTAA
- a CDS encoding flagellar protein FlaG: protein MNVQFSLSASSVMRGQSRPDVTSGTEQVKSDSKAAVIRDAKEMSLKEKQGVNVSVAEEQLIRTIERAVKSLQGPQTTLEISIHEKTHDIMVKVLNKDTGELIREVPPEKTLDLVAKMMEIAGILIDEKI from the coding sequence ATGAATGTACAGTTTTCCCTGTCTGCTAGTTCTGTAATGAGAGGACAGAGCAGACCTGATGTAACGTCTGGTACTGAACAAGTGAAATCCGATAGTAAAGCAGCCGTTATTCGGGATGCTAAGGAAATGAGTTTGAAAGAGAAGCAAGGTGTAAACGTTTCAGTTGCCGAGGAACAACTCATTCGAACCATTGAACGAGCAGTGAAATCTCTACAAGGACCCCAGACCACGCTAGAAATTAGCATCCACGAAAAAACACATGATATTATGGTCAAGGTACTCAATAAAGATACTGGTGAACTTATTCGTGAAGTTCCTCCAGAGAAAACTCTGGATCTTGTAGCAAAAATGATGGAAATTGCAGGTATACTCATAGACGAGAAAATCTAG
- a CDS encoding S-layer homology domain-containing protein codes for MKKKLRGLMTGVLGVSMLLGSLGSVSAASVPKDIQGHWAQAQLQEWLDSGYLGGYPDGTVKPNKAITRGEYVTLVNRLFGFKEKATVNFKDMKSTNWNYSEVAKAVEAGYIGGYEDNTFRPNSPLTRQEAAVMAAKLLKLSTNSTTSKFKDNAQIAAWAKGAVAAAADKKIINGYPDGTFGPKKSLTRAEAVGIINTSVIYYPGSGTGGGVIPTPTPTATPTPTATPTPTATPGGSTGGGSGGGSGGDNGSVTTPTVSGATYGNVGSVTADVYLTSSVTGSVYYVVAPYTANVTAPSALQVEKGQLSDGTASEHHGSTATVENTRVTFSVYGLNPGTEYATYIAVADASGKLSDVTTVRLTTAQATASSVTLFEPGNVGTVTADVYIKYGATSGDTAPVRYVVLPANDKAPSAAQIAAGQDSTGAALNAPWTGTPTITPGVKHTQPLNGLTANTAYKVYLVTGSGTQLSPVEIIQIHTK; via the coding sequence ATGAAAAAGAAGTTGCGTGGTCTTATGACCGGAGTTTTAGGAGTTAGTATGTTATTAGGATCTCTTGGCAGCGTATCTGCCGCCTCCGTACCTAAGGATATTCAAGGTCACTGGGCCCAAGCTCAGCTACAGGAATGGCTAGATAGTGGATACCTTGGAGGATACCCAGACGGTACAGTTAAACCAAACAAGGCAATTACACGTGGAGAGTATGTGACTCTAGTAAATCGCCTGTTCGGTTTTAAAGAAAAAGCCACTGTAAACTTTAAAGATATGAAAAGCACGAACTGGAACTACAGTGAAGTGGCTAAAGCTGTGGAAGCTGGTTATATCGGAGGATACGAGGACAATACGTTCCGTCCTAATAGTCCGCTCACAAGACAAGAGGCAGCAGTAATGGCTGCGAAATTACTTAAATTGAGCACCAATAGCACTACTAGCAAATTTAAAGACAATGCACAAATTGCAGCATGGGCAAAAGGTGCAGTAGCCGCTGCAGCGGATAAAAAGATTATTAACGGTTATCCGGATGGAACCTTCGGTCCTAAGAAATCGTTAACACGTGCAGAGGCTGTAGGTATCATCAATACCTCAGTCATCTATTACCCAGGTAGCGGCACAGGTGGTGGAGTAATTCCTACCCCAACGCCAACGGCTACTCCGACACCAACAGCTACCCCTACCCCAACAGCTACTCCAGGTGGTAGTACGGGTGGTGGAAGTGGTGGTGGATCTGGCGGCGATAACGGAAGTGTCACAACACCAACCGTAAGTGGGGCAACCTATGGTAACGTTGGTTCGGTAACAGCCGATGTATACCTGACATCTTCCGTAACGGGCTCAGTGTACTATGTTGTAGCTCCTTATACTGCTAACGTAACTGCACCGAGTGCATTGCAGGTGGAAAAAGGACAGCTGAGTGACGGAACTGCAAGCGAACATCATGGTAGCACTGCTACTGTAGAAAATACGAGAGTTACCTTCTCGGTTTACGGATTGAATCCTGGTACGGAGTATGCAACTTATATTGCGGTAGCCGATGCTTCGGGTAAACTATCTGATGTTACAACCGTTCGTTTAACTACCGCCCAGGCAACTGCTAGCTCAGTTACACTTTTTGAACCTGGAAATGTAGGTACAGTTACAGCAGATGTATATATTAAGTATGGTGCGACAAGTGGTGATACAGCTCCTGTAAGATATGTAGTATTGCCGGCAAATGATAAAGCACCTAGTGCAGCACAGATTGCTGCGGGGCAGGATAGTACAGGTGCTGCATTGAACGCTCCGTGGACTGGTACACCTACGATTACTCCAGGCGTAAAACATACGCAACCGTTGAATGGATTGACAGCCAATACTGCCTATAAGGTATACCTTGTTACAGGATCAGGTACACAATTGTCACCTGTAGAAATCATTCAAATCCATACCAAGTAA
- the fliS gene encoding flagellar export chaperone FliS, translating to MITSPYDKYRQSSVKTSTPAQLVVMLYDGAIRFVRTAMDGLSKQDYEKTNLNFGKAQTIISELMSTLDYSYEVSSNLYSLYEYTNYLLIEANIRKSAEKAEEAIGYLTELRETWLQASKIAAGQGQAESAHG from the coding sequence TTGATAACATCTCCTTATGACAAGTATCGCCAATCTTCTGTCAAAACCTCAACGCCTGCGCAGTTGGTAGTCATGCTTTACGATGGGGCTATTCGTTTCGTAAGAACAGCGATGGATGGTCTCAGCAAACAGGACTATGAGAAGACAAATCTTAATTTTGGCAAAGCTCAAACGATTATAAGTGAATTAATGAGTACATTGGACTACTCGTATGAGGTATCTAGTAATCTGTATTCACTTTATGAATATACAAATTATCTTTTAATTGAGGCTAACATCCGCAAGAGCGCAGAAAAAGCGGAAGAGGCTATCGGCTACCTTACAGAACTTCGGGAAACTTGGCTACAGGCATCTAAAATCGCTGCAGGCCAAGGACAGGCTGAAAGTGCTCATGGATGA